A genomic window from Triticum urartu cultivar G1812 chromosome 7, Tu2.1, whole genome shotgun sequence includes:
- the LOC125524870 gene encoding uncharacterized protein LOC125524870, whose product MEGGSNAHGTAGEPNANAHHQNEDAASASKLPLVVPAPEKEEEHGDGRPMTPGAPAGVPRGCCAVYVGAERRRFVVPTAYLGNPVFRRLLEKAEEEFEFVYVGGALTIPCDTESFKYILAVMERHRKGLVVVDHEGNTTETPKAAAGGSSSSSPGNPE is encoded by the exons ATGGAAGGGGGGAGTAATGCTCACGGGACGGCGGGCGAGCCCAACGCCAATGctcatcatcagaacgaggaTGCTGCCAGCGCCAGCAAGTTGCCGCTGGTGGTGCcggcgccggagaaggaggaggagcaCGGCGACGGCAGGCCGATGACCCCGGGCGCCCCCGCGGGCGTGCCGCGCGGGTGCTGCGCGGTGTACGTGGGCGCGGAGCGGCGGCGGTTCGTGGTGCCGACGGCGTACCTGGGCAACCCTGTGTTCCGGCGGCTGCTGGAGAAGGCGGAGGAGGAGTTCGAGTTCGTTTACGTGGGCGGCGCGCTCACCATCCCCTGCGACACGGAGTCCTTCAAGTACATCCTCGCCGTCATGGAGCGGCACCGGAAGGGCCTCGTCGTCGTGGACCACG AAGGGAATACCACGGAGACGCCCAAGGCGGCAGCAGGtggatcatcatcatcatcgccgGGTAATCCGGAATGA